GCGACGTGCGCTTTGCCAACAATCCCGGCCAGCCCGTTTCCGAGCTGATGACCAAGGACCGGCTCATCACCGTCCGCGAAGGCGTCAGCCAGGACGAGGCGCGCCGCCTCCTGCACCAGTTCCGCATCGAGAAGCTGCTGGTGGTGGACGACCATTACCGCTGCATCGGCCTCATCACCGTGAAGGACATCGAGAAGCAGGTAGCCTATCCGAACGCCGCCAAGGACGAGCAGGGCCGTCTTCTGGTCGCCGCCGCCACCACCACGGGCGAGCAGGGCTTCGAGCGCGCCGAGCGCCTGATCGACGCGGGCTGCGACGTGGTCGTGGTCGATACCGCCCACGGCCATTCCGTGAAGGTCCTCGAAAGCGTCACCCGCGTGAAGAAGCTCTCCAATGCGGTTCAGGTCGTGGCCGGCAATGTGGCGACCCGGGAAGGCGCCCAGGCGCTGATCGACGCGGGCGCCGATGCGATCAAGGTCGGCATCGGCCCGGGATCCATCTGCACCACCCGTATCGTGGCGGGCGTCGGCGTGCCGCAGCTCACGGCGATCATGGAGGCGGTCGAGGCCGCTCACGGGGCAGATATTCCGGTCATCGCCGACGGCGGTATCAAGTTCTCGGGCGATCTCGCCAAGGCCCTGGCAGCGGGTGCCTCCTGCGCCATGGTCGGCTCGCTGCTCGCGGGCACGGACGAGACGCCCGGGGAGGTGTTCCTCTATCAGGGGCGCTCCTACAAGTCCTATCGCGGCATGGGCTCGGTCGGCGCCATGGCGCGCGGCTCGGCGGACCGCTACTTCCAGGCGGAGGTGCGTGACACCCTCAAGCTCGTGCCTGAAGGCGTCGAGGGGCAGGTGGCCTATAAGGGGCCGGTCTCGGGCGTGCTCCATCAGCTCACCGGCGGCCTTCGCGCCTCCATGGGCTATGTGGGCGCGGCGACCCTGCCCGAATTCCGCGAGAAGGCGCAGTTCATCCGCATCTCCAGCGCCGGCCTGCGCGAAAGCCACGTCCATGACGTGACGATCACCCGGGAGAGCCCTAACTACCCGACTCGCAGTTAAGGGTCACCCGAGTCCTCGCCCATGAGCATCACCGCCGTCCTCCTGCCCGTCTTCGTCCAGGTCGGGCTCACCTTCGTGCTGCTTCTCCGGTTGGGGAGTTCACGCGTCGCGTCTCTCCGGACAGGAGCTGTGAAGACGGCGGACATCGCCCTGGGCGAGCGGAACTGGCCCAAGCGCGTCCTGCAGATCCAGAATGCATATCACAACCAGTTCGAGCTGCCGGTGCTGTTCTACGCCCTGGTGATCCTCGGGCTGGTCACCCGCAAGGCGGACATGCTCTTCGTGGTCATGTCCTGGATGTTCGTGGCGAGCCGCCTCGTCCACGCCTTCATCCACACGACGTCCAACACGGTACTGTGGCGCTTTCAGGCCTTTGTGGTCGGCGTAATGATCCTGGCCGCCATGTGGATCGTCTTCGGCCTCAGGGTCTTCTTCGCGGAGGCGGGCCTTTGAAAAAGGCGGGACAGGCGATTACGTCCGTCCCGCACTTGCTGTCTCAGTAGCGCTTGCCGCTTTCAAGCTGGGTCTTCGCATCCGTCAGCTTGCGCGGCGGCGGGATCAGATCGACGGCCGGAGCCGTGGCACAGGCGGCGATCGCCAGCGTCAGGCCGAGGGCCACGAGGCGAGGAAGAAACGACATTTCGGAATGCTCAAGGCGAATCGTGCGGAATGCACGCAGCCCTTGAATCCATTTCTGAGCGTGTTGGAATATAGGAAATAACATGTCGCTTTCGCGGCCAAGCTTAAGTGTGCTTTTTCGATGACACCTGCAGCCCGCATCTCCGCCGCCGTCGAGGTCCTCGACGATATCGAGTCCCGCCGGCGTCCTGCGGCGGAGGCCCTCAAGGATTGGGGCCTCTCCCATCGTTTCGCCGGGTCGAAGGACCGGGCCGCAATCGCGAGCCTCGTCTACGACGCCCTGCGCCGCAAAGCGTCGGCTGCCTGGATCATGGGCGAGAACGCGCCGCGCGCGGTGATGC
This window of the Microvirga sp. TS319 genome carries:
- the guaB gene encoding IMP dehydrogenase gives rise to the protein MASIVTDKIIEGLTFDDVLLRPGRSEVLPGDVNVATRLTRTIHLNMPIIASAMDTVTEARMAIAMAQNGGLGVIHRNLEPEIQAEQVRLVKRYESGMVMNPITIHPDETLAEALAMMKHHGISGIPVVERGPNGTKGKLVGILTNRDVRFANNPGQPVSELMTKDRLITVREGVSQDEARRLLHQFRIEKLLVVDDHYRCIGLITVKDIEKQVAYPNAAKDEQGRLLVAAATTTGEQGFERAERLIDAGCDVVVVDTAHGHSVKVLESVTRVKKLSNAVQVVAGNVATREGAQALIDAGADAIKVGIGPGSICTTRIVAGVGVPQLTAIMEAVEAAHGADIPVIADGGIKFSGDLAKALAAGASCAMVGSLLAGTDETPGEVFLYQGRSYKSYRGMGSVGAMARGSADRYFQAEVRDTLKLVPEGVEGQVAYKGPVSGVLHQLTGGLRASMGYVGAATLPEFREKAQFIRISSAGLRESHVHDVTITRESPNYPTRS
- a CDS encoding MAPEG family protein produces the protein MSITAVLLPVFVQVGLTFVLLLRLGSSRVASLRTGAVKTADIALGERNWPKRVLQIQNAYHNQFELPVLFYALVILGLVTRKADMLFVVMSWMFVASRLVHAFIHTTSNTVLWRFQAFVVGVMILAAMWIVFGLRVFFAEAGL